Proteins encoded by one window of Halomonas sp. SH5A2:
- a CDS encoding adenosylcobalamin-dependent ribonucleoside-diphosphate reductase, with product MSTATQAMNTSNDVPLQAPSREIWDAKYRLKDRHSQPVDQDLGATFERVAKALADVEGDKAQEWLPQFRWALENGAVPAGRILSNAGAEAYKPAVSLINCTVSRTIRDSMRDILDSVVDAGMTLKSGAGIGYDFSTLRHKGAFVFGAGAGTNGPLAFMDIYDKMCFTVASAGGRRGAQMGTFDVGHPDVREFIQAKREAGRLRQFNLSLLITDEFMEAVKHNADWPLAFPLHPGEQDDVKDEDLIYRDWPVVEEGYTVDDEGRVACRIVEVIKARELWDTIMSSTYDYAEPGFILIDQVNRMNNNWFCEDIRATNPCGEQPLPPEGACLLGSVNLTQFVIEPFSDQPRFDWERYRKVVAIFTRMLDNVVEIAGLPLPQQQREIEAKRRHGMGFLGLGSTLTMLKIPYGSQASLAFTEEVSRHLALEGWKQALALSQEKGMAPVLAEEHVITPKMMRERPQLAKDGYEVGDKVPGRILHARYSQYMSKVAELEPELVAQLAEHGARFTHHSSIAPTGTISLSMGNNASNGIEPSFSHRYFRNIIQTGKKTKEQVEVVSFELAAYRHFIAADAVDSDLPDYFITADAVTPEQHVAVQAAAQQWIDSAISKTVNVPTEFAFEKFQDLYLQAYESRLKGCTTFRFNPEAFQGVLVREDDLKNTTYVFELENGETLELTGDEKVMYDGEEHNAANLFDALKEGTYGKW from the coding sequence ATGAGTACTGCTACCCAGGCTATGAACACCTCTAACGATGTCCCGCTGCAGGCGCCGTCGCGGGAGATTTGGGATGCCAAGTATCGTCTTAAGGATCGTCATAGTCAGCCGGTGGATCAGGACCTGGGCGCGACCTTCGAGCGGGTGGCGAAAGCCCTGGCGGATGTAGAAGGCGACAAGGCGCAAGAGTGGCTGCCGCAATTCCGTTGGGCGCTGGAAAATGGTGCGGTTCCTGCCGGGCGGATTCTCTCCAATGCCGGGGCTGAAGCGTACAAGCCCGCGGTGAGCCTGATCAACTGCACGGTGTCGCGCACCATTCGCGATTCGATGCGCGATATCCTGGACTCCGTGGTAGACGCCGGGATGACGCTCAAGTCCGGCGCCGGTATCGGCTACGACTTCTCCACGCTGCGCCACAAGGGCGCCTTTGTGTTTGGCGCGGGCGCAGGCACCAACGGCCCGCTGGCGTTCATGGATATCTACGACAAGATGTGCTTTACCGTGGCCTCCGCTGGCGGCCGCCGCGGCGCCCAGATGGGCACCTTTGATGTCGGCCACCCGGACGTGCGCGAGTTTATCCAGGCCAAGCGCGAAGCGGGTCGGCTGCGTCAGTTCAACCTCAGCCTGTTGATTACTGACGAGTTCATGGAGGCCGTCAAGCATAACGCCGACTGGCCGCTGGCTTTTCCGCTACACCCCGGCGAGCAGGACGACGTCAAAGACGAAGACCTGATCTACCGCGACTGGCCGGTGGTTGAGGAAGGCTACACGGTCGATGATGAAGGCCGCGTCGCCTGCCGCATTGTCGAGGTGATCAAGGCGCGGGAACTGTGGGACACCATCATGTCCTCCACCTACGACTACGCCGAGCCCGGGTTCATCCTGATCGATCAGGTTAACCGTATGAACAATAACTGGTTCTGCGAAGACATTCGCGCCACGAACCCCTGCGGCGAACAGCCTTTGCCGCCGGAAGGCGCCTGCCTGCTGGGCTCGGTCAACCTGACCCAGTTCGTCATCGAGCCGTTCAGCGACCAGCCGCGCTTTGATTGGGAGCGCTACCGCAAGGTCGTGGCGATTTTCACCCGCATGCTCGACAACGTGGTCGAGATTGCTGGCCTGCCGCTGCCCCAGCAGCAGCGTGAAATCGAGGCCAAGCGTCGTCACGGCATGGGCTTCTTGGGGCTGGGCTCGACGCTGACCATGCTCAAGATCCCCTACGGTTCGCAGGCGTCGCTGGCCTTCACGGAAGAAGTCAGCCGCCACCTGGCACTAGAAGGCTGGAAGCAGGCCCTGGCGCTTTCCCAAGAGAAAGGCATGGCGCCGGTACTTGCCGAAGAGCACGTGATCACCCCGAAGATGATGCGTGAGCGTCCTCAGCTTGCCAAAGACGGCTATGAAGTGGGTGATAAGGTGCCCGGTCGCATTCTGCATGCCCGCTATAGCCAGTACATGAGCAAAGTGGCCGAGCTGGAACCCGAGCTGGTGGCGCAGTTGGCCGAACACGGTGCACGCTTTACCCACCACAGCTCGATCGCGCCGACCGGTACGATTTCGCTGTCGATGGGCAACAACGCATCCAACGGCATCGAGCCGTCGTTCTCGCACCGTTATTTCCGCAATATCATCCAGACGGGCAAGAAAACCAAAGAGCAGGTCGAAGTGGTGTCCTTCGAACTGGCAGCCTATCGCCACTTTATCGCCGCCGATGCGGTGGACAGTGACCTTCCCGACTACTTTATTACCGCTGATGCCGTGACCCCCGAGCAGCACGTCGCGGTGCAGGCGGCGGCCCAGCAATGGATCGACTCGGCGATTTCGAAAACGGTCAATGTGCCCACCGAGTTTGCGTTTGAAAAGTTCCAGGACCTGTATCTGCAAGCCTATGAAAGCCGCCTGAAAGGCTGCACGACCTTCCGCTTTAACCCGGAAGCCTTCCAGGGCGTACTGGTGCGCGAGGACGACCTGAAAAATACCACCTATGTGTTTGAGCTGGAAAACGGCGAAACGCTAGAGCTAACCGGCGACGAGAAAGTGATGTACGACGGCGAGGAGCATAACGCCGCCAACCTGTTTGATGCGTTGAAAGAAGGCACCTACGGCAAATGGTAA
- a CDS encoding ribonucleoside-diphosphate reductase, with translation MTVEITSKIVGYRIKQQDPAEPAPTLFEEDPLTVRIPSRPEGTLEAVSEKISYVGAEGRKKVYLLVSFMPVEGVVGGKRVVIERPVEFFFPSGQLSSEHQWITATMRSLSLAARGGYVTQAVADLRKVAWDKGLVRCGMNRWNKPMFHDSEVAAIAWSIQQILYRRGFLDQDGNQVPVESLVERYAHRMQHGHAWQPPADDASDETANGAAEPIGQDAPTSNASHNGPAIVGHCPECRGELIMMDGCPTCYAGCGWSKCG, from the coding sequence ATGACTGTTGAAATCACCTCGAAAATCGTCGGTTACCGTATCAAGCAGCAGGACCCGGCCGAGCCTGCTCCGACACTGTTTGAAGAAGACCCGCTGACAGTGCGGATACCCTCGCGCCCCGAAGGCACTCTGGAGGCCGTCTCTGAAAAGATTTCCTACGTGGGCGCTGAAGGCCGCAAAAAAGTGTATCTGCTGGTGTCTTTCATGCCGGTGGAAGGCGTGGTCGGCGGCAAACGCGTGGTCATCGAGCGTCCGGTGGAGTTTTTCTTTCCCTCCGGGCAGCTTTCAAGCGAACACCAATGGATTACGGCTACCATGCGTAGCCTGTCACTGGCGGCACGCGGCGGTTACGTCACGCAGGCGGTGGCCGACTTGCGCAAAGTGGCCTGGGACAAAGGCCTGGTGCGTTGTGGCATGAATCGCTGGAACAAGCCCATGTTCCATGATTCCGAGGTGGCCGCCATTGCCTGGTCGATCCAGCAGATCCTCTACCGTCGGGGCTTTCTGGACCAGGACGGCAACCAGGTGCCGGTGGAAAGCCTGGTGGAGCGCTACGCCCATCGCATGCAGCACGGCCATGCTTGGCAGCCCCCCGCCGATGACGCCTCGGATGAGACTGCAAACGGCGCGGCCGAACCCATCGGTCAAGATGCTCCCACCTCTAATGCCTCACATAACGGTCCTGCTATCGTCGGTCACTGCCCTGAATGCCGCGGAGAGCTGATCATGATGGACGGCTGCCCGACCTGCTACGCAGGGTGCGGCTGGTCGAAGTGCGGCTAA